The genomic DNA ATGGTGATGTTGTAACTATCTCACAAGATAATAACATAGTAGGGTTTAACCTTTTTAATTTCTCTAATTATTTTAAAATTGAAGGCAATGGACATATTAAACTTACTAGTGAGCACATAGATGCTATTCAACAATTAATAGATAAAGAAGGCATTAATTACAAATTAGATGCAGATTTATCACCTAAATTTGTAGTTGGATATGTTGAAACAAAAGAAAAACATCCAGATGCTGATAAACTTAGTATTCTAAAAGTTGATGTTGGTTCAGAAAAGTTACAAATTGTATGTGGTGCGCCTAATGTTGAAGCGGGACAAAAAGTTGTTGTAGCTAAGGTTGGTGCAGTGATGCCAAGCGGTATGGTAATAAAAGATGCCGAGTTGCGTGGTGTAGCTTCAAGTGGCATGGTTTGTTCTATGAAAGAATTGAACTTACCAAATGCACCTCAAGAAAAAGGAATTATGGTTCTTTCAGATGATTACGAAGTAGGTAAAGCGTTTTTTGAATAAAAGAGGAAGGGTGTGAGTGTATGAGTTGGTTTGATGATTTATTTAGCAACAATGATAATTCAGATGATGAATTGTTAAGACGTAAAAGCAAACGTCGTCATGACTCTAAAACACAAATGAATAACGATGATACATTACTTCCTGAAAATAACGATATTTATGATCGACCAAAAGGAAAATTTCGATTTCCAATAGAGGTTGGACGGGATAATGAAGACTACGAAGAGGCTATTTATCATGAAGACGATGAATATTTGCATTCATCTAATTATAATAATGATAACGACCAAAATGTAAATCACTTTGAAGACAATCAATTTATTTATGATAGTGCTCAAGATACGCGTAAACGACGTAGAAGACATCATACCAATATAGACGATACAGGGATACCTTCTATAAAAAGTAGATCTTCACAACCTCAAACATCGACATCCCGTAATAATGTATCTAAAAGAACAAATGGCAATAGTTATAAAATGAACGCTGATACTAATTATAATCCTGATAATCATCAGTCACGTTATAAATTACAATCTGAACGGTTTAAATCGAGTTATAAATTGAGTTCTGATTCTACATATCATCGTCCAAGTTTTAAAACATCGGAAGTTCCGTCAGCAATTTTTGGCACCAAAAAGCGTAGACCTATTAAAAATGGTGTCATACCACCTGCTGATGATTCGATTGATGAAAGTTCTGATATTCTGTCTAAATCATCTGACAAAACTGCTGAACAATCAACATACAGTAATTCTGCGAACGTTCAATCAGCTGAGAAAAATAATGATACCGAGCTTAACCATGGTAAATCAAGTTATGTTTCAGAAGATAGTGAAAGCTTAAATCAGAGTAGTAATGGTGACAAAGAAAAAGAAGAACGTATTCCTAACTATTCACAACGTGATAATACAGTAAATATTGAGAATATTTATGCTTCACAAATCGTCGAAGAAATTAGACGTGAGCGTGAACGTAAAGCCCAACAAAAACGTAAATTTAAAAAAGCATTACAAAATAAACGTCAACAAGCTGATGAAGATCAAGACGGTATACAAAAAGCTATAGATGAAATGTATGCTAAACAAGCGGAACAATATATTGGTGAAAGTTCATTAAATGAAGACGAAGTTTTATTTAATAATGAAGTACAAAATCATAGTAATGATGCGAATCGTTACGGCGTCGATAATACATTTGAACCCAAAAATGAGTCTAATGTTATTGATGAAAACATTCAAACTAATGGTTCTAATGATGAAGATGCTCATATTCAAAATGAATCGATTCAAGAAAATTCCAGTGATTCATACAATTATGAAGAAATTGATTTAAACCAAGTCTCAAAAGTACAACAAGTTGATCAAGATGATGTACAAGTTAAAGATATTTCACAAGAAGACGCTTATCAAGAAAGTCTAGATAATGATATAGATGTTGGTAATGAATCTACAACTAACTCAAGTGAAAACTTAAATGACCATCACAATATTGGACATCAAAATGATTCAACACATAATGATATGAACAATACAGAAACTGACGCTAATTTTGAAGACATTAATGAAGTAACTTCAGTAAATTCAAAAGTGTCAAATGATATTACTTTTGATAATAATTCACATGAAGCTTCCGATAATGATATTGACGAGGCTTATTATCGTGAAATTGATAGCGATTCAACATCTGATGTACATGCAAATACAAGTAACAATGATATAGAACAAGAGCATTCGTCAAATTCTAATAATCAGCATATTGACTATCTTGGTAACGCTGTTGAATCAGATGTAGAATATGCGCCTAAGCATTCGGTTGATAATGATTCAAATACACCAAACAATGATAATCTAAGTAATGAACCTAAACTTGATGTAGATAATCGCGAACTTTCAAACGAAGATAATAATGATGATAAACATAGTTCCACTGAAAATGATGCACATATAGATATAAATGAAAAAGAAAAACACGTTGATCATTCTGAATCTCTACAAAAAGACACAACAGCAAAAGTACAACAACGCTCGATTAAGCCAGGTAGCAAGCCTTTTAATGTTGTTATGACACCATCTGATAAAAAACGTATGATGGATGCTAAAAAGAATAATCAAGTACGTAGCAAAGTCAATGTGCCTGAATTAAAACCAGAAACTAAAAATGTACAAACTTCAATAAATAATAATGAAGATCAAAATACAAATGTTAATAAACAAATGAAAGATGATCAATCAAGTCAAAGTGATTTCATTGTTGATGATAATATTTCATTGAATAATGAAAATTTTAAAACTGAAGACAAAGCGAATTCAGATAATTTAGATGCTAATGATATTTCTAATCTTAATACAAGTAGTTCTTCCAAAGAGGGATTAGATCAACATGAATTAGAACCAACAAACCAGCATGAAACTCATGAGCATTTACAACAAGATAATCAAAGACACCCAGATAATCAGTCAAACATTCAAAAACCAGCAATTAGAAAAGGGCCTAATATTAAGCTTCCAAGTATAGATTTATTAGAAGACCCTGAGGAACAAGAAATTGATGAATCGTGGATAGAAGAGAAAAAGCAAGAGTTAAATGATGCATTTTATTATTTCAATGTTCCCGCTGAAGTTCAAAAGGTCACTAAAGGTCCAAGTGTGACTCGTTTTGAATTAGCTGTCGAGAAAGGTGTCAAAGTTTCGAGAATCACTGCTTTACAAGATGACATTAAAATGGCATTAGCCGCTAAGGACATAAGAATTGAAGCACCTATTCCAGGAACAAGTCTTGTAGGTATTGAAGTACCTAATTTAAATCCTACAAAAGTTAATTTGAAATCGATTATAGATAGTCAAAAATTCAAGAATACTGAATCGAAATTAACTGTAGCAATGGGTAACCGCATTAATAATGAACCGTTATTAATGGATATTGCTAAAACGCCCCATGCATTGATTGCTGGTGCGACTGGCTCTGGTAAATCAGTTTGTATCAATAGTATTTTAATGTCATTATTATATAAAAATCATCCTGAGGAATTAAGATTATTATTAATCGACCCTAAGATGGTTGAACTGGCACCATACAATGATTTACCACATCTAGTATCACCAGTTATTACAGATGTTAAAGCGGCTACACAAAGCTTAAAATGGGCGGTTGAAGAAATGGAGCGTCGCTATAAACTATTTGCGAAGTTCCATGTAAGAAACATAACCGCATTTAATAAAAAAGCACCATACGAGCAAAGAATGCCAAAAATTGTTATTGTTATTGATGAATTAGCAGATTTAATGATGATGGCACCACAGGAAGTTGAACAATCAATTGCTAGAATTGCTCAAAAAGCACGTGCATGTGGTATTCATATGCTAGTAGCAACGCAACGACCTTCTGTTAACGTTATTACTGGTTTAATCAAAGCTAATATTCCTACTAGAATTGCCTTTATGGTGTCTTCAAGCGTTGATTCTAGAACTATTTTAGATAGTGGAGGCGCAGAACGACTATTAGGTTATGGAGACATGTTATATTTAGGTAGTGGAATGAATAAACCTATACGTGTACAAGGTACATTTGTTTCGGATGAAGAAATCGATGATGTCGTTGATTTCATTAAAGAACAAAGAGAACCTGATTATCTTTTTGAAGAAAAGGAATTATTGAAAAAGAATCAAACTCAAGCTCAAGATGAGTTGTTTGATGATGTATGTGAATTCATGGTCAGAGAGGGCCACATTTCAACTTCTTTAATTCAAAGACATTTTCAAATAGGATATAATCGTGCTGCACGTATTGTAGATCAATTAGAACAATTAAATTACATTTCTGGTGCAAATGGTTCTAAACCAAGAGATGTATTTATTACTGAATCAGATTTAAAGAAAGATTAATTTAAAGGAGTTTTATGGATATGACGCATTATCATTTTGTTGGTATTAAAGGCGCAGGTATGAGTTCATTAGCACAAATCATGCATGATTTAGGCCATGAAGTGCAAGGCTCAGATATAGAGAAATACGTATTTACAGAAGTTGCATTAAAAAATAAAGGAATAAAAATTCTACCATTTAGTGCTGATAATATTAAAGAAGGCATGGTAGTCATTCAAGGTAATGCGTTCCCAGACACACATGAAGAAATTGTTAAAGCACATGATTTAAAATTAGATGTAATTCGTTACCATGATTTCTTGGGTCACGTTATCGATCAATATACATCAGTAGCTGTTACTGGTGCACATGGTAAAACGTCAACTACTGGTTTGTTATCTCATGTAATGAATGGTGATAAAAAAACATCATTCTTAATTGGAGATGGCACTGGTATGGGATTACCTGCAAGTGATTATTTTGCATTTGAAGCGTGTGAGTATCGTCGTCACTTCTTAAGTTATCATCCAGATTATGCCATTATGACAAATATAGATTTCGACCATCCTGATTACTTTAAAGATATCGATGACGTTGCTAGTGCTTTCCAAAGTATGGCACATAATGTTAAAAAAGCAATTATCGCTTGGGGTGATGATCAACATTTAAGAGAACTTAAAGCTGATGTCCCAATTTATTACTACGGTTTAAGTAAAAATGATGACGTTTATGCCGACAATATTCAAATTACTGAAAAAGGTACTGAATTTGACGTATACATTAATGGGGAATATTATGATCAATTTTTAACACCTCAATATGGAGACCATAATATTCAAAATGCTCTAGCAGTTATTACTATTAGCTACTTAGAGAAAATGGACGTAAATAACATTAAAGAAGCGTTAGAAACATTTGGCGGTGTAAAACGTCGCTTTAATGAAACTATTATCGCAAAACAAGTATTAGTAGACGATTATGCTCACCATCCAAGAGAAATTAGTGCTACAATTGAAACAGCACGTAAAAAATACCCTAATAAAGAGATAGTAGCAGTGTTCCAACCACATACATTTTCTAGAACACAAGCCTTTCTAGATGAATTTGCAACATCTTTAAGTAAAGCAGACCACGTCTTTTTATGTGAAATTTTCGGTTCAATTCGTGAAAATACTGGAGATTTAACTATACAAGATTTAATAAATCGTATTGACGGATCTGCATTAATCGATGAAAATAATATTGATGTATTAGAAAAATTTGAAAATGCTGTCATTTTATTTATGGGCGCAGGAGACATTCAAAAGTTACAACGTGCCTATGAAGAAAAAGTTGGCATGACAAATGAATTTTAATATGTTTATATAAAATCAGGTTGGGTATTTATAATTAATGACTTTTATTTAAAAGTAAATGGTAATTAGGAGGCGTTTTTAATGGATTGGATTTTACCAATTGCTGGAATTATCGCCGCGATTGCATTCTTAGTATTATGTATTGGAATCGTTGTCGTTTTAATTTCAGTTAAAAAGAATTTAGATCACGTGGCTAAAACACTTGATGGTGTTGAAGGTCAGGTTCAAGGTATTACTCGTGAAACAACTGATTTACTTCACAAAGCAAATCGCTTAACTGAAGACATTCAAGACAAAGTTGAACGTTTAAATTCTGTAGTTGACGGTGTTAAAGGCATTGGCGACTCAGTTCAAAACTTAAACGGATCAGTTGATCGTGTAACTAATTCAATTACACATAATATTTCTCAAAATGAAGATAAAATTTCTCAAGTAGTTCAATGGTCAAATGTTGCAATGGAAATTGCTGACAAATGGCAAAATAGACACTACCGTAGAGGAAGTGCAAACTACAGAAATGGTTCTGTAGCTAATGATGCAAATCATGCAAATCAAAATTATACTACAAACGTTGAGAAAAACTTTTAATATGATTCAATCAAATGCACTTAAATGAGGTCTTAACTTATTTAAGTGCATTTCTTATAGGAGGAATTAATATGAGTAAGAAATATAATCGTGATTCATTTGAAACAAATAACTCAGGAAATGATTTAAGAGGCCAAGGTGCTAATCAACAAGATAATTCATCACAATCAAATGCAACAAAACATTATGACCGTGATTCATTCGAAACAAATAACACAGGAAATGATTTAAGAGGCCAAGGCGCCAAACAAAAAAAAAAAAAAAAAAAAAAAAAAAAAAAAAAAAAAAAAAAAAAAAAAAAAAAAAAAAAAAAAAAAAAAAAAAAAAAAAAAAAAAAAAAAAAAAAAAAAAAAAAAAAAAAAAAAAAAAAAAAAAAAAAAAAAAAAAAAAAAAAAAAAAAAAAAAAAAAAAAAAAAAAAAAAAAAAAAAAAAAAAAAAAAAAAAAAAAAAAAGGGGGGGGGGGGGGGGGGGGGGGGGGGGGGGGGGGGGGGGGGGGGGGGGGGGGGGGGGGGGGGGGGGGGGGGGGGGGGGGGGGGGGAAGCAACGAATTGAAGATTTTAGAAATAAAAATAATACTGAAGTAACGAGTAATGAGCTTAAAGCCCAACAAAATGCGATTAAAGCAGAAACATCAAGCGACTTAGCAGATCAATCACCACAAGCACAAGAAATTCAAGAGGCGAAAGCAGAAGCAACATCAACTGAATCAGCTCATAGAACTAATGCAGAAAATAGTGCAGAAGAAATTGTGGCACAGCAAAATGCAATTAAAGCAGAAACAACAAATAATTTAGCAGATAAGTCTCCGCAAGCGCAAGAAATACAAGAAGCAAAAGTAGAAGCGCTTGCTAAAGATGAAAAATCTACTGAAACAGAAAAAGCTAGTGCTACTGAATTAGCAGCCCAACAAAATGCAATCAAAGCAGAAACATCAAGTGACTTAGCAGACCAATCACCACAGGCACAAGAAATACAAGAAGCTAAAGCAGAAACACTAAAAGACAATGAATCAAAAAAAGCTAGTGCTACTGAATTAGCAGCTCAACAAAATGCAATCAAAGCAGAAACATCAAATGACTTAGCAGATCAATCACCACAAGCGCAAGAAATACAAGAAGCCAAAGCAGAAACAACAAAAGATAAAAAATCTACTGAAGCAAAAGAAGTAAGTACTTCAGAATTAGTTGCTCAACAAAACGCAATTAAAGTAGAGTCATCAAAAAATAATCTATCTGATTCAAGTCAAGTGAATGATACTTCAAACAAACAAGCATCTTCATTTGCACATAGATTAGCTTCTGCTTCTAAAGCAAAACAAGATAAGTTAGCAAATGACGTTAAAGTTGCGAATAAAACAAAAGCACTTTTAGCTGAACCAGCAATAGCAAAATCATCTAATAAAAAAGTTCCTAGTTTAATTACTAAATCAACTAAGGAATTTAATAAAGATGAAAAACAAAGTAAAAATGAGCAAAATCATGCAACTGCTAAATTTGAATCAGGAGTTATCACGCATGATTCAAAATCAACTCAAAATAAAGCAAATAAAGCTAAAAATAACCAACAAAATGGCAAAAATAAAACACCAAAACAACAACAAAGAACTGAAAAAGCTAAAAGTAAAATAGATAAACGCACTTTTAATGATTAAAATTACACCTTTGTTTTAAAGAACTGAGACAGTAAGACTTGTCTCAGTTTTTTTGTGTAAATACTAAAAAAGTAATCAATAGTTAGATTATTCAAAACCTTTAGAAAATTAATCGATTACAAAGGTTGAACTATTAGTCTGTAATTGTTAGAATATTTTTAAATACAATTATTTTACCGCTTTAAAGTAATATAATTAAGTAAAGTAAATTATTGAGGTGAGTAGTAATGTCAACTAAATTAGAACAATACAGAGAAGAGATCGTTTCGATTAATAATGATATTTTAGATTTACTATCTAAAAGAGGCGAATTAGCTCAAAAAATTGGCGAAGAAAAAATTAAACAGGGGACAAAAGTTTATGATCCTCAACGCGAAAAAGAAATGATTAATGATTTAATGGATCGTAATCAAGGACCTTTTAATGATAATGTAATAAAACAATTATTTAAAGAAATATTTAAGGCATCTACAGATTTACAAAAATCAGAAAATGAAAAACATTTGTATGTTTCTAGAAAACTCAAACCAGAAGACACAATTGTCAAATTTGATAACGGCGGCATCATTGGTGATGGTAACAAATCATTCGTATTTGGACCATGCTCTGTTGAATCTCAAGAACAAGTAGATATCGTTGCTAAAGACTTAAAAGCTAAAGGTGAAAAATTTATTCGTGGCGGTGCTTTTAAACCGAGAACTTCACCATATGATTTCCAAGGACTTGGTATAGAAGGATTGAAAATCTTAAAAAATGTAAAAGACAAATTTGGCTTAAATGTAGTCAGTGAAATTGTAAATCCTGCTGATTTTGAAGTAGCGGATGAATATTTGGATGTTTTCCAAATTGGTGCACGTAATATGCAAAACTTTGAACTATTAAAAGAAGCTGGGCGTACTAATAAACCAATTTTGTTAAAACGTGGATTATCAGCAACTATTGAAGAGTTTACATTCGCTGCTGAATATATTGCATCTCAAGGCAATAAAAACATTATATTATGTGAACGTGGTATTCGTACTTATGAGAAAGCAACGCGTAATACATTAGATATTTCAGCCGTACCAATATTGAAACAAGGCACACATTTGCCTGTAATGGTTGATGTTACACATAGTACAGGCAGAAAAGATATTATGCTACCAACGGCAAAAGCAGCTTTAGCTGTTGGAGCTGATGGAGTAATGGCAGAAGTACACCCTGATCCATCAATTGCCTTAAGTGATAGCGGTCAACAAATGGATTTAGATGAATTTAATAAATTCTATAATGAGTTAAAACCACTTTCAGATCTATACAATTCAAAAAAATTAAAGTAAACATGTTTAATAGCGCTTTCTAATAGAGCCAATTTAAGCTATTCATTTTACTAGATAGTCATACTATTTTATAATATGACTTTCAGTAAAGATGAATGGCTTAGTTTATGTTTGTAACAAATTAATATAAAAATAATATTATAATATCAATAAAAATAAAATGTTTGAGATGTAATATGTCAATAATATAAATCATTTAGCATAAAAATTTGACATAAATGTGAATAAATTACTAACTAAATTGACACATATCAATTTTATGATAAACTTTGAAAATATGATGAAAGCACGTTATAATAACAAATAAAACGCTTACAAGGAGGAAATTATGACTGTAACAATTTATGATGTTGCTAGAGAAGCTCGCGTATCAATGGCAACAGTATCGAGAGTGGTTAATGGTAATCAAAATGTAAAACCAGAAACACGTAAAAAAGTTAATGAAGTAATAAAAAAATTGAATTATAGACCAAACGCTGTTGCGAGAGGGCTTGCTAGTAAAAAAACAACAACAGTAGGCGTTATTATTCCAGATATATCAAATATTTACTATTCACAATTAGCACGAGGTATTGAAGATATAGCAACAATGTATAAATATCATTCAATAATTTCTAATTCAGATAATGATTCTGAAAAGGAAAAAGAAATTTTCAATAATCTTTTAAGTAAACAAGTGGATGGCATTATCTTTTTAGGTGGTACGATTTCAGACGAAATAAAAGACTTAATCAATCAATCTTCCGTTCCTGTTGTGGTTTCTGGCACAAATGGTAAAGATGATAATATCGCTTCAGTTAATATTGATTTCAAAGAAGCAGCTAAAGAAATTACTGAACAATTAATTGATAATGGGGCTAAAGAATTTGCACTAGTAAGTGGGGATTATTCTAAAAAAGCTCAAGATGATGTATTAAGCGGATTAAAAGAAGTGCTAGATAAACATCAACTTAAACTTAATGAAACGGTTCCACTATCAGGTTCTGAAAGTTATAAAGATGGTATAAGAGTATTTGAAGAATTAAAACATAATTTACCAGATGCTATCTTATCAGTAAGTGATGAACAAGCAATTGGCATTATGCACAGTGCACTAGATGCCGGTATCAAAGTACCTGAAGAATTACAAATTGTAAGTTTTAATAATACGCGACTTGTTGAAATGGTAAGACCTAAATTATCTAGTGTTATTCAACCACTTTATGATATAGGTGCAGTAGGAATGCGTTTGCTAACTAAATATATGAATGACGAAGAAATTGAAGAACCAAACGTTATTTTGCCACATAGAATTGAATATCGTGGAACTACTAAATAATCAAAATAAGAGAATAAAAGAAGAGATTGAAATCATACAATGCTATGTTTCAATCTCTTTTTATATTTATTACTTTGTATACCAACTAACGATCAGCTGTGCACGTTCATTATTTTTATCAGATATTTCTTTAGTTCGGGGAATCGTTTCATAATCACGATAATCTTCCGTCCAATGCTTAGGTAATTTGACTGGTGAATAGGTAGACCACTTATGTAGCCACTTTTCAGGAAGGGCACCATTAGGTAGTGCTTCATTTATTAATGCTAAAAATATATGACTCCATGCACGTGGAACAACTTGCCAAATATTATAACCACCGCCACCAAACATCATTACTTTCCCATCAGTAAATTGATTTGCTAATTTCTGTATTATAAAAGGTATTTCATACAAAGTTTCTAATGAACAACTTAAGTGCGTTAGTGGGTCTAAGTAGTGAATATCTACGCCGTGCACACTTAAAATAATATCCGGCTTATAAGCTTTAATAACACTTGTTACTGATTCTTCAAACACTTTTAAAAAATTATCGTGTTCTGTAAATGGCTCTAATGGCAGATTCACAGTATAACCATAGCCTAAATCTTCACCGCGTTCAGTATAATGTCCGGATCCAGGAAATAAAAACTTGCCGGTTTCATGAATCGAATAACACATGATTGAATTGTCTGTATAAAAACTCCATTGTGTTCCATCACCATGATGTGCATCTGTATCAATAATCATAACGCGTTGATTAAATTTTGTAGCTAGATATTTTGCAGTAATTGCGACATCGTTATAAATACAAAATCCATTTGCACGACCAGGGAGTGCGTGATGTAAGCCACCACCCAAATGGCAACCGTTTTGATATCTGCCATCCATGATTGCATCTGCTAAGTTTAATGCACCTCCGACAATACGTGCACTATGCTTATGCATATGTCGGAACTGATAGGTGTCATCAGTATTTAGACCATATTTTTGTGCTTCTGAAGTGCTTAAAATACCATGTGACGCATGTTTAATTGCTTGAATATAGTCATATTGGTGAACTAGAGCTAACTCATCATCAGTCGCTATTCTCGGTTGAATCATATGCGCTTTTGTTAAAATCCCCATTGCTTGAAGTAATTCTGTAGTTAATTTTAATCTCATTTGATTAAAAGGATGATTATCATTAAAACGATATTTTAATAATTCATCTGAATATACATAACCTGTTTTAAATTTATTTTGCATAATTATCATACCCCTTAAAATATACCGAGCAGTCTTTAAAAGAAAAATCTATTTTTATAACGTAAGTCATCAAAAGCTTGTTGCTGGTCTAAAGTAATACGTTTACCAATTCTAGCCATTAAACAATTAGCAGGGTGACTTGTAATTTCAGGATCATCCGTGGCAAATACTTCTAAACCACCTTTAGACATCAATTTTTGCATCATTTTCTTATATTCATAAACATCTAATTTTGCAGTTTTCAAATCCCAATGCCAGTAATATTCCGTAGTTAGAACAATGTAATTTTCAAATTCGTCCTGAGAAAGACTTAATGAAATAAGTTCACCACCCAAATGATATTGACGATATGCATGATGTATTTCAATAGCGCCTAGTTCGATAAGGTAATCTAAGTTACCTTCCGACCATCGTTCAAAATCATCTGGATAATGATAGGTAACATAACCTATGATATGTTGATTTTGTCTAACAATATAAATGCGTCCTTCTGTTAATTGACTTATTTCAAGAAGCGCTTCGAATTGATCGGATGCCGGTCGAAATGCATTTAAGTCATCATCAAAAGTAAGCGTTTTCAAATTTGTGTATGATACAGGGCCCTCAATAGTAAACGTATTATTATCCACAGATATATGTTTATTTACATATGTTTTGATATGTTTCATTCATCTCACTCCCATTTTGCCCAATCATTATAGTTATTTTATATTTATTTAGGAAAATAAACAAATTTAAATGTAATAATTATCTAAAAATTTTGAATAACACAAAAATTGATGTATAATACTTTTTAAAGAAAGCGATTTCATTTAACAAGGGGGAGTTAAAAATGAAAGTAGAAGTATATGAAAGCCAAAACGGAAACTATAATTTAAAAGACTATGAACAAACGTATGAAAACTTTAAATGGGACGAAGTTAAAAAGGCTTTCTCATGGAATGAGACTGATAAAATCAATATGGCTTATGAGTGCATTGATCGCCATGTAGATAATGGAAAAGGGGATAAAATTGCTCTTAATTATAAAGATGAACGACGAGAAGAGCAATATACGTTTAATCAATTAAAAGCGTTGTCTAATAAAGCAGCAAATGTTTTAGTTGATAAAGCACATGTTCAAAAAGGTGATCGCGTATTTATCTTTATGCCACGCACACCAGAACTATACTTCGCATTTCTTGGAATCTTAAAAATTGGTGCAATTGTAGGTCCTTTATTTGAAGCTTTCATGGAAAAAGCTGTAACAGATAGATTAGAAAATAGTGAAGCAAAAGTTATTGTTACAACGAAA from Staphylococcus taiwanensis includes the following:
- a CDS encoding acetoin utilization protein AcuC; translated protein: MQNKFKTGYVYSDELLKYRFNDNHPFNQMRLKLTTELLQAMGILTKAHMIQPRIATDDELALVHQYDYIQAIKHASHGILSTSEAQKYGLNTDDTYQFRHMHKHSARIVGGALNLADAIMDGRYQNGCHLGGGLHHALPGRANGFCIYNDVAITAKYLATKFNQRVMIIDTDAHHGDGTQWSFYTDNSIMCYSIHETGKFLFPGSGHYTERGEDLGYGYTVNLPLEPFTEHDNFLKVFEESVTSVIKAYKPDIILSVHGVDIHYLDPLTHLSCSLETLYEIPFIIQKLANQFTDGKVMMFGGGGYNIWQVVPRAWSHIFLALINEALPNGALPEKWLHKWSTYSPVKLPKHWTEDYRDYETIPRTKEISDKNNERAQLIVSWYTK
- the ccpA gene encoding catabolite control protein A → MTVTIYDVAREARVSMATVSRVVNGNQNVKPETRKKVNEVIKKLNYRPNAVARGLASKKTTTVGVIIPDISNIYYSQLARGIEDIATMYKYHSIISNSDNDSEKEKEIFNNLLSKQVDGIIFLGGTISDEIKDLINQSSVPVVVSGTNGKDDNIASVNIDFKEAAKEITEQLIDNGAKEFALVSGDYSKKAQDDVLSGLKEVLDKHQLKLNETVPLSGSESYKDGIRVFEELKHNLPDAILSVSDEQAIGIMHSALDAGIKVPEELQIVSFNNTRLVEMVRPKLSSVIQPLYDIGAVGMRLLTKYMNDEEIEEPNVILPHRIEYRGTTK
- a CDS encoding N-acetyltransferase; translated protein: MKHIKTYVNKHISVDNNTFTIEGPVSYTNLKTLTFDDDLNAFRPASDQFEALLEISQLTEGRIYIVRQNQHIIGYVTYHYPDDFERWSEGNLDYLIELGAIEIHHAYRQYHLGGELISLSLSQDEFENYIVLTTEYYWHWDLKTAKLDVYEYKKMMQKLMSKGGLEVFATDDPEITSHPANCLMARIGKRITLDQQQAFDDLRYKNRFFF
- a CDS encoding bifunctional 3-deoxy-7-phosphoheptulonate synthase/chorismate mutase, which translates into the protein MSTKLEQYREEIVSINNDILDLLSKRGELAQKIGEEKIKQGTKVYDPQREKEMINDLMDRNQGPFNDNVIKQLFKEIFKASTDLQKSENEKHLYVSRKLKPEDTIVKFDNGGIIGDGNKSFVFGPCSVESQEQVDIVAKDLKAKGEKFIRGGAFKPRTSPYDFQGLGIEGLKILKNVKDKFGLNVVSEIVNPADFEVADEYLDVFQIGARNMQNFELLKEAGRTNKPILLKRGLSATIEEFTFAAEYIASQGNKNIILCERGIRTYEKATRNTLDISAVPILKQGTHLPVMVDVTHSTGRKDIMLPTAKAALAVGADGVMAEVHPDPSIALSDSGQQMDLDEFNKFYNELKPLSDLYNSKKLK